DNA from Ralstonia insidiosa:
CCAGCCCTCAAGGATGGAGCCCAAACGCGCTTCGTCCAAGCTGAACAACGCGTCGTCCAAGGCACCAACCCCAAACAACTTGTCGGCATACGAGTACAGGCGCTCAACCGCGTACAGCTTGCCCAGGCACGTCAATTCGGCCAGATTCGCCAGCTCGAATTGAGCCCAGACGCTGGCCCAGTACCGCGGCATCCCACAGCGGTCCACCAGCATCGCACCATGCAGACGCTGCGGAATTTCCGGTTGCTGCACTTGAAGGGGCATGATGACCTACCACGCGAACAGACGGATGTGATTTAGTGCTTCGCTTTTTTATTGCTCGAGAAAAAATTACCGCCGTTGAAATGCCTTCTATTTATTAAGTCAAATTTCTTACAGGATTCCCAATCGACTTGGCTTTTTACATGGGAATATTATCGATATTATTTAAATATAGACGCCGAATATTTCGCATTTCCAGAATTTGAATAAAAATAAATATTTACGCCTTTCACTAAATAGTGGCGCCGCAAATTGGAATAAGACTGCACTCCGCTATCAAATTGAATGCGGAATGTTTCGCGTTCGATCACGCGATATCTTGACGTAATAACACGGCAAAAGAGAATTGCAAGTCGGTATATTAACTAGGCTCGCTTAGTTACAAAAAAAACTGAGCCGGCGCGATAAAAGTTGCCGGCAAATCACTTTTGTCGCGAGATGGGCGGTGCGCGGAAGCAATTCTGTGCGCAGATGATTTCCCCAGAACAGCACTGTGTAGCCAGCCCAACGAGGCCTCCTCGCTCCAACTCCTTCAGTAGATGTGCACCATCTCTGCTGCGCTGGTAGCGCTCCACAGCGTCCAAATCTCTAAATAGAAAGAGCGAATTGAAGACCCCAAAGTCTGCCTTTGACTCAGATAGCTCATCCAGTGGAACAACCGCAAGTTGAATATCTCCGTGCTGTACACGCCTGATGAGATCAGCTGGCGGTGCCGCTCCATCAACGCGATTTATTGTCAGCGGGTATGTGGTCGCAGTGGCGAAGCGTTCAGTCAGCTTCAGAGCAATGGCAGCATCCTGCTTGGAGATACCTGTGGGCAACTGAATGCTCCAACCATAGACTTGCGCGAAGCAGACTTGATAGCCGAATACCCAGAAGGTTGCGGTGACACATAGAGCGCGGAGGCACCGAGAAAAATTGAGGCGCCGGCGCAGCTTTTGATATTCAGCTCTCATGTCCACTCCTCCCCAGGTTGCGAAAATAGACGAAAACAAAGGACTGTCAATCCCTCTGTGGAAAGGGGGGGCTGTGACCTTAGGTGAATTTGAGTGGTCGGCAACAAGGCTGAGTCATACGAGGCCGATAATGACTTCGCCGATTAAGATTGATCACCCCTGAAGGGTGCTGCACCCAGCCGAGGGAGGATTTTTCGCATCTCGATCTTATGGATTATTGACTTCATTCCATGAAGAATGCGAATAAATGCATATCCTTGTCGAATGTGTTGCCTGTTTGAGCCTGAACGCAACACGCTATCCATGCCAGGTCATCTTGGCCGCCGCTCCACGGACCAACTTGGCTATTGCCGGACGAAAATCGCAGCGCGCAAATGGGTTATATGCCACAGAGAAAACGTGGACTGTCCGCGGCACCCGCTACGTAGTGGGCGATGCTTACAAGACGGCGCATTTCTTGTCAATTGGTACCTATCCCACAACGGTCCGGAGTTCGCTGGTAAGGTGCTCGATGCATGGGCCTACGAAGCGGGCGTCACGCTGTCGTTCATCCGGCCGGGCAAGCCAGTGGAGAACGCCTACATCGAGAGCTTCAACGGGCGTTTCCGCGATGAATGCCTGAACGAGCACTGGTTCGTCTCAATGCGCCACGCCAGGCAGCTGATTGAGGAATGGCGTATCGAGTACAACACCGAGCGGCCTCACAGTTCGCTCGGCTATCTGACCCCGGCGCGGTTTGCGCAGGGGCACGAGCAGAATGAGTTTTTAACCCCGGACTCTACGTGCGACTCGTACTAAAACCAGGGGCAGGTCAACCCAGCGAAAGCCGGGGAGATACCATTCACCAAGTTCAGCCAAGTTCCCTGAACTGAACAGTCCCTGGCCAACTGGGTGAAACCAATGCTCCGCCTGGAAGCTTCTTTCTGCCATACCCCTCCCATTTCAGCGCTGAATGCGCTTGTTGATATTGAGTCCGCCCAAGCCAATCTGACCGGTCGCTGCTGCCACGGGCCTTCAGGTCAGTATGCATCGATGCGCGGCCCTTTCGGTGTTCAAAGTGGCCATCGCTCGTCCTCTCCTTACCCGATCGTGCCATGCAGAAAGGTGCCGCGTTCGTGTGGGTTCTTGAGTGGGAAGCCGCGCCATGGATCTGAGCTCGAGATCTATGAGCGGGTACGTGGGTGGGTGATGGTCGGATTGATCGATCACACAAAGCCACCTGGCGCTCCGCACTCACGCGAGTACTATCCTAATTCCATAACTTCCGTTCTTTGGGAAATGACTCGCATCCGCTTTTCTTCTCAGACAAAAAGGCATCTTGGTCACTACGTCTATGCCCTTGTCGATCCACGCGACGATGCGATTTTTTACGTGGGCAAAGCAAGCGGCAACAATCGGGCTTATGACCACCTCAAATCGGAAACGAGCGAGACTTCAAAAAACCGACGCATCAAAGAGATCCGGGAAGCCGGCGCGGAACCGCTGGTTGATATCCTTCGGTACGGGCTCGACACAAAAGAGGCGTGCTTCGAAGTCGAAGCCGCCATTATTGATACGCTTGGCCTCGAAAACCTTACGAACAGTGTTCGAGGTCACGGCATCGAGCGCGGCCGCCAAACTGCTGCGGAAGTTGAGCGGCTTTATGGCTCTAAACCGATCGACGTCGCAGATATTAGTGAGCGGTTGATGCTCTTCTTCATCAACCGGACTTACTCGCCGACGATGCCTGAAATCGAAATCTATGACTGTGTGCGCCAGTTCTGGTCCAACGTGGGCGCCCGCCGTCGCACACCCG
Protein-coding regions in this window:
- a CDS encoding LEM-3-like GIY-YIG domain-containing protein; this encodes MTRIRFSSQTKRHLGHYVYALVDPRDDAIFYVGKASGNNRAYDHLKSETSETSKNRRIKEIREAGAEPLVDILRYGLDTKEACFEVEAAIIDTLGLENLTNSVRGHGIERGRQTAAEVERLYGSKPIDVADISERLMLFFINRTYSPTMPEIEIYDCVRQFWSNVGARRRTPDESGTPPYSTALGIADGVVVRAYSIAEWFPAGTTMSTRGFAGGEGRWEFVGQLLPDHPLVGRRLVDGDSAVTATQQGYRYVN